CTCATCGAAAACTTCTTTGCCAAACTCAAACAATTCCGCGCCGTTGCCACGCGCTATGACAAACGGGCGCGTAACTTCCTGGCGGGTATTTATTGTGCGGCTATTTGGGTGTGGTTGGCGTAAT
The window above is part of the Gammaproteobacteria bacterium genome. Proteins encoded here:
- a CDS encoding transposase, coding for LIENFFAKLKQFRAVATRYDKRARNFLAGIYCAAIWVWLA